The genomic segment CCAGCACATCATCTGTCTCTAAAATATGTTCGGAATGCCAAGGAGCCAGCAGCATCCGACTGGGCCTGAAACTCCTCTCTAAGCATCCTCTCTCCTCTCCAAAATAAAATGCCATTGAATTCAGCCAGAAACTGCCTCCCATTTTTCAAATCCTCTCTCATGCCTTGAGTAACCTGGTTCTATGAAAAGGACAATTGAGCCCCTGCATTGTGGTATACAGCCCATGCAGAAAGGTGCGACCAGGCGCCACCACTCTGCAGGCAAAATTTatgtgtccaaccatctcctgtaGCTCCCTCAAGGTCACCTTTTTCTTTTGTAGCATCAAAGCTAGCCTGACCTTTATGTCAGCTAATTTTTTCTCTGGCAACTTAGACGTTTGCTAAACCATGTCTAATTCAATACCCAAAACGTCAAGGCCGTAGTCGGCCCTTCCAAATTTAACTCAGCCAAAGACAGACCCAATTCGTCCACCATGGAACAGAAAGTGTCTAAAATAAATTTACACCTTCCAGTgttcctttccccacaaaaaagaaagtcatcaaggtaatgggccaTATTCTTACATTCCACTCTAATCCTGAGCTTCCACTTAAGGAAGAAACAGAACCTTTCAAACGCTGCACATGAAACTGAGCAGCCCATAGGTAACAATCTATCTATATAAAAAGATCTTTGAAAGCAAAACCCTGACAGGTCAAAATCCCATGCTgattttatgtcacattttgccaattCTGACCCCACACCACACCTACATACCATGTTAACTGCCGCATCAAATGAAGTATAACACACAgtacaaagttcctgagggatAGCATTGTTAACTGAGCTCCCTTCAGGGTAAGACAGATGGTGAAGCAATCTGAACTCACCTTGTGCCTTCTTTGGTACTGTTCCTAAAGGTGAGACCCACAAGGTCTCCAAAGGAGCTATTGCAAATTGATCCAGCACTCTCACTTCCTGTACCTACTTGGCTATTTTGTCTTTAACCATCGACTCCATGCCCTGTACCGATCTGAGGTTTTGGGCAAAGAATGCTGTGCACTCCCTAATGCTGGAATCCTAAAGCCTTCCTTAAAACCTTTAACTAGCATCATCCTGAAAGGGATAATTGTTCAACCATGATTCTAAAATTGTAACTTTAAATGGGCTGGGTCACCTTTCAGGGTTAGCCCCACCCCCATTGGGCTTCTTTATACCTCCAGAGTCCCTATTTTGCCATGTGGCACCAGCCTGGAAGCATGTGGTACTCGGGTGCTGCCCCCTGCACACTCATGCCTGAATCTGCAGAGTTTCTAGGTGCACACACCCCTAGAGTTgtactcccagcagagcaggtggggttgaaccacctgccctgcacttacctggggggggggacaaattcAAGGCAGTCTTCTGAATCAGGTGCCTACTATCAGTCCTGTCATCTAGATTGGGCCTGGCCAGAGTCAtgatctgcagccagagacccggTAACGGCTCATGCCAGCATAAATTTAGGTGAATCGCACTCCTCATACAGAACAATTTGTCATAGGAAAGCCATGCCTACTCTGCAAAGTCCACATATGCCCTATATATGAGATCTAAGTAGTGAAATAAAGATTGAGCCCACCAAGGCTGGGCCTTTACTACCACCCTGGCAAATATTAGGAATCCAGATAGCCAATTTGCCCCATAGAAGGGAGAGCCCTTCTATGTCTCTCTttatccttctcatcctccttATCCAGGTCCTTCTTTTCTACATTTCTATTCATTAAATCAAACAAATCTACATATCATCTCTTCAGATTTTTTCTTTCATCGCTGGGGTGAGGTTGTCAACCAGGGAGTGGAGTCAGAATTCGTGGTCTGTTCACTGCCTGGCCAACACCAGGCAGGGAACTGAGAAGAGGTATCCAGTGCGATGGGTGACTCACCAGGCAAAGGTGTGGTGACAGTCTCCTCCCTGCTTTGCACGCTCTCCAGTCCAACTTCCTCCAATGCCTTTTGAACCACGACTCCTCATCCAAAGAAGATTGGGATGGTGACACCTGAGGCGGTGGACACTTCTTGCCcagctgtttcccttttttttcttactctGCCCTTTTTTAAGGCCATTGTGCCCCTCTATTCAAGCTGAAGTATAAAAGAACAGGCACAGGATTTCTGCCCCTTCAAACAGTCAGAAatatcataattattattaattaaagaaAACTATAATCAATTAATGAAAACTAAGTTtactaaaatataataaatgaacaaaatacCCCACTACTTATATGTGCAATCgaattttaatttgttgttgttctctactcatgtctgactctttgtgaccccatggatcagagcacgccaggccctcctgtattctactgcctcccggagttgggtcaaattcatgttggtagcttcgatgagactgcccaaacatctcatcctctgttgtccccttctcctcttgccttcacacttccccaacatcagggtcttttccacggagtcttctcttatgagatggccaaagtatcggagcctcagcttcaggatctgtccttccagtgagcactcaggcttgatttccttcaaaatggataggtttgttctccttgcagtccaggggactctcaagagtctcctccagcaccacaattcaaaagcattcattcttcggcagtcagccttctttatggtccagctctcacttccatacatcgctactggaaaaactatagctttgactatgtggacctttgtcagcaaggtgctgtctctgcttctaaagatgctgtctaggctgttgttccatatccagttctaactgttgcttcctgtcccacatttatttatttatttatttatttatttatttatttatttatttatttatttatttatttatttaatatcccacctatctggacgaataaaccactctaggtggcttacaatataaaataaaacagtataaaacaacaaatacataaatagtacgaacaacaactacaataaaataagaataggaagaataagaaaagaaaatcaagaactggctggagggaaggcctgaataaacaaccATATTTTTAAGTGGGTtgtaaagatgcccagcgtagggccGCGTGTAtgtcaggagggagattgttccaaaggcgaggcaccaccaccgagaaggcccggtttcgtgtcttctccttccgggcctctctcggcatcaggttcctcagcctcacctcctgactcacatgggtgatccaggtagaccttggtggaagtaggcgttccatcaattattgaggtcctaaaccatttagggccttataagtaagcattaaaactttgaagttgacgcggaaacagatgggcaaccaatgcagtgcagccagcgttggagaaatatgatggtgttttctcactccggtaaggagtctggccagcgcattctgcaccacctggagtttccgtatccgcatcaaaggcagccccacgtagagcgcgttacagtggtctaatcttgagattacgaaaGCATGCACCAAGGTTGTGAGCACCctcatgtcaaggtagggtcatagccgggcaatctgccaaaggtggaaaaaggcggtgcagaccaccgacgccacctgcaattccatggtgagcatcaggtccaagtgtatgcccagactacgaaccccactcttcgcggccaagatGACCCCCCTGAATgtgagggagtcacccaagccacctaccatagggggacccaccctcagaacttctgtcttatccgggttcagcctcagcccattctcctgcatccattgcagtacggcctccaggcagcgctggaggcacaggacagCATCATCtgaagttggtgaaaaggagatgtagagctgggtgtcatcagcatattgatgacacaaagcaccacacccctgaatgaccccacccagcggcctcatatagatgtcgaacagcattggggagataatcgacccctgcggaacctcacaattgagactccatggggccgaaacgctctccccaagctgtactctctggagatggtcccccaagaaggaatggagccaggcaagtgccaagcctcCAATTCcgagctcagagagcctccccaggaggataccgtggttgacggtatcaaaggccactgtgatgtcgaggaggaccagcagagacactttgcccctgtcggcctccctcaacaggtcatcgtacagggtgaccaatgccgtctctgtactatggcgcagcctgaagcctgactgaaatggatccagggcatctgtttcatccaggtgagcttggagctgatcaaccaccaccctctcgaccactttgctcatgaaagaaacattggtgatgggcctataattgccaatttcgtccgccgccaaactaggtttctttcttatgggcctaatgagtgtatcttgagggcaggtggaaacctgccctcaaggaaagacccatttattattgcagtggcccattctgctgttattggcctggctgctttgattagccaggccaggcaagggtcgagggaggaggtggtggctcgacagcgatcaagcaccctggccacagagacaggcattacaggctgaaacgaatcaaaagtcaccgggtaagacagagcgctggacatctcagctcgactcactgtatttaaaaaaggagagagctcccggcagatggcctccactttagatttttaaaaggctgcaaactggccaggtgaaaaactagggggaggcctatcacctgaatcAGTTCTGGATAGCtcgtgcactatacggaataactccgcctgctggttagacgcttcgcttatccggttagcgaagaatgatctacatgcagcctttacctcggtcaggtaaaggttagttgcgaccctgacagttACCCAGTTatgatccgtcgggttcttcctccatctacgctctagccttcttattcgcttcatcactcgaagctcctgattaaaccagggcacCGGGCAAGTTCTGCGCCGGAGGGgacgtttaggcgcgatcgtgtctatggccctggtggcagcggtggaccagctgtcaaccaggatgtcaacaggagcgctagccaggtcagccgtgaaccctctcatggcatcctggaatccaaccgaaTCCAGTAGTCTTTGAgagcggaccatagaaataggtccctgctccctgcgaggggggagagccactgtgaggttacattttatcaggtggtaatctgaccatgacaaggggagtgacacaaggtcggtcaccaccagaccacactcgctccaataggtggaaaagaccaggtccaacatatgcccacccacgtgggtggggccgttgacatgctgggacatgttcaaggaagccatggtttccaagaactcaagagctggcccagaaatcTCTatccccgcatgcacgttgaaatcacccaagatcAAAACCCTTGGGGAttccaacaatgccgcggagacaaagtcggccagctctggtagggaagtggctgggtcgcggggagcacggtaacccagcaaaatccctaGCCCCTATTgacatgtggagtgcctctagacctggctttaccactgaggagcgcctagtaacctctaagttggatttataaacaatggctactcccccccgtccctccagtctaccctggtgctggacggcataaaCGGATGGGCAGATGAGGGCCAGgggaggaccaccctccccattaagccaTGTCTCTGGCACAGCCCAACACTCCCAACACCCCACGTCTCACCCGGTGAGTTGGGCACCAGGCAGCAAGGGCGTGGGGGGGATAAGAGgggagcaggaagaaaaaaagaagaaaggaaaaaagaaaggaaaccaaGAGGCTGCTGGAGCGGCGGAGAAAACGCTAACTGCCCGGCACTGGCACCATCTTGGTATCTCgagtatagatttctcaggagatgcaTAAGGCAGTCAGGcactactgggatatgtcacacagttacactaagctgccaccaaccattccctttaagaagtcacacagaccagggatggattttcaaacaataaaaagaataaggtttattttaaatacacacagggaaaaataaacaatcaggtgaataaaataaagtaacgtggcttattctcactcatacaagcatacagtttggttcacccagaacccttaacttgaagcacagaccctgaacctatcagttctggctaaccaacagacacctgaacctatcaggttggtactctgacacacagtagtaccctgtctgacacacagactcccacaacagcttcttcttcccagctgctgcttcgtcacaacccagtgtctctcagcatctccctctcaccacacaggcatcacatatttatacagtacagcccctcctcctgatgtcccgccttccactctccataggatggaactttccctccaaacccatgacagacaggtaacatcagtgctgttatgtaacacctcccctctttataagttgttttgtagggggaaagctaacgtgcttttcaccaaaaaacaacctgaataaaacatacaacaacagttatacataccatattatacttacttaaacttacattctaagttaaaccatagcaaataggcatttaaacatttaccatatacaatacatccatttacctttattcatacaaaccaaattcaaaaccaggtacatttaacctttgtcatcattatatacacatagtccatgttctttcgccgtcttcattcttcaggtcttcttgataaggcgtcagcaacacagttcactgaccctctgaccaccttcacttcaaagtcatagtcctgtaggtttaaagcccacctcataagtttgctattgtgggttttcattgtctttaaccattgcagtggtgaatggtcagtgcacagaacaaaatgtcttccccagatgtaaggcttagccttctggatcgcgtagactatggccaaacactccttctccacggttgccaaatgtctctcacctttttggagtttcctactcaggtaggacactggatgctggtcaccattctcatcctcctggcacagaactgctcctaccccgctgttagacgcatcggtgtagatgatgaactcccggtcgaagtctggagcgcgcagcacaggatagttgattaacgcctccttcaacctctggaacgccgcctcacagtcgctggtccacgggatgcggtcatcagccttcttcctcgtcagatcggtcagcggagccgcaatctcgctaaacctcgggatgaactttctgtagtagcccaccaacccaagaaatgatttgacttttttcttggtgttgggtctaggccaatcacgaacagcttctattttggcctccaggggttttatcattcctccccctaccatgtgacccaagtattttatttctgggctacccagctgacacttgctggcctttactgttagccctgctgcacttaacctctgcagcactaactccaggtgtatcaggtgatcttcccaggtattactgaagatccctatgtcgtcaatgtaggccactgtaaagtcactgagccctgccaaggtctggtccatcagcctttggaatgtggctggtgcatttctgagaccaaagctcaggactcgaaactcatagagaccaaaagggctgcaaaaggcagtcttttcttgatccctgggatcaattcttaattgccaatatccctttaccaggtccaatgatgagatgaaccgacaaccccctatggtttcaatcaggttgtctagcctgggcattggataggcatcaggagtggttacacggtttaatttcctgtaatcgacacaaaacctaatgctcccatcaggcttgtccacaaggactatcggagaggaccaaggactagaagaggggacgattatgttctccctcagcatctcgtccagctccttccgcaccttgtccctatagggtcccgttactcggtatggggatactgcctgcgggggtgcatcccctgtgtggatccgatgcatcactcccttcactatccccggcttgttggaaaacacctgttgatatttaccaagcagcatttttagttcttgctgctggtcttgggtgagtgcaggactgatctttacctcctctgggttgtattttacttcccctctaccctcccagaagggtaattcagcttcctcactctcagctgcttttatcgcgaataaaaccctctgttcccctctgtagtagggttttagggcattcacatgaaccaccctccttgcttggttctcctcctgctctattaggtagttcaggtctgacatcttggaaatgaccctatatggtcctgcccatttgagctgcagtttgttctctctgcagggcctaagccaaagcacttcctcccctgggtcaaagtgcctctctctagctttgtggtcataccatgttttctgtctgaccttctgagcttgtaggttttctgctgccagctctagatttctccttaggtcattcatcaaggtgtctatgtaagtcacaacgtcttgtgggtcatcctgggtgatctgctcccaattttgtttgatcaaatcaaggggccctttcacccctaagtgcgcagcaaacatgtcagagtgacccctttgtaagatcatggggcgatacttttcaggtaccaccagctgacttctgatcccatctcccccttttgagatattcctcagggtctctctatataaaatccccttttcctccagaaatctcactggggtttcaggtgttagctgggcgtcagtcacctgttcaaaacacttttggagagtggcgtctgccttttgctcctgtccaaatctgctgtctgtggttaaggtttccaccacagcttctgaactcccctctgcttccgtctctggctcatcattacccccctgaactgtccctgtggtggcttgtgagcgtgtaatcactagcacccgtttcacatgttcagccaggtcatttcccacaagcacggctgctggcagagtcgatgaaatcgctagcctccaaactcccctccagccttgaaagttgacaggtacctctgctactggcagagagattacctgcccctcaatccctgccacctttatgctctcatttgggattataaactccctaggaataatatctggatggcacagggttacctgggaacaagtgtcccgcagccccctatactgacggtcaagtattcctacgtccaccccggctgtctcaaacaactgagaatctgtttttatcagcaagcagcgctttacctccacaagaggaccattttcctcagcctgatcagcagcggtagctgttccagactgagtaaccatggcaacaggctccctcagtgagactgagccttgctctttctggacacagaacacagcttttggcttggttccactagactcctgaggcaccattccttttagctgctttaatttctgacactctgagattagatgaccctttccctgacagaaataacattttctggtgtattttgattctctctcatcttgttttggttttccctccaaaatctgaggtctttgtttcatgtctgagggcttcccttcaccatgggcccctcccccttgctggcttttccctggtccctgagagtacttgctgtaggtttctttgggtttacctacagatttcccctcacccaagggctttcttatttgggaaataaaatctgcaatctctgcggctgctgccacagatttcggtttcctttccctcacctggaatttcaattccccctgcaggactgaatagaactgttccagtgctatcaaatctttaagctgctcataggtctctgttccctcctgcgatagccatttctcaagcagcctcaccaattgggcccccacttgggtaaaagtctgctctggcttcttggtgagggacctgaatctttgtctcagctgctccgcatttatcccatgtctggcaaacaccagttttttaaactctgcaaaatctttcatcagttcctcaggcatctcggcatagacctcagccaggctaccactgattaaagatcgcatgatggtcatcttctcagtttccctcactgagaagtccacaaacgctctttccactaaggaaaagaacacctcaggacaatctcccttgtggtacacagggaatttcttcaggtcagccttagacaattggcctccctcagaatccctattattattattgttctggttcatcagttccagttttcttaattcaaacgccattttctctctctccattctttcttccctctccattctctctctctctctctctaattcaaattgccgctgtttctctctttccctttgctccattttttctctctctaacctttcctccacttcaaattgcctcatcctcagttcatgctgttgggctatgagcaattttctaagttctgggttctgctctactgtgctgtcaccctgcactgagccaaattcatcctcagaaccttggtcaatctgggggtctttcacttcactcatttcggccatctggcttcgagtcaagggcataatcccccctcagaacaggctgctttaaaaagtcaagcctcaaaataaaacgaccacttttttccttcttgcctcagaaccagctctccctagagattgctgctgttcttcagcactaacttgcaacagtatcgagtcagagcctacccccctctgctgggcctctcagctggcaagctagatcactgttactacgcagttttgcctcagctttttcccgccaaaactaggctgcctcagagcaccttaatctaagtctccccagttggcacgttcttctactagcgcacctccccgtgaggtacacctagaagattacctacgcgcctcagactgtccctgactagaccccccttgctctgggcacacttgccaaggctttgctggaccgctggacaactggaccagtcgtatcccacacgctggacaccaatcaatgtgacaaacccagacctactgggatatgtcacacagttacactaagctgccaccaaccattccctttaagaagtcacacagaccagggatggattttcaaacaataaaaagaataaggtttattttaaatacacacagggaaaaataaacaatcaggtgaataaaataaagtaacgtggcttattctcactcatacaagcatacagtttggttcacccagaacccttaacttgaagcacagaccctgaacctatcagttctggctaaccaacagacacctgaacctatcaggttggtactctgacacacagtagtaccctgtctgacacacagactcccacaacagcttcttcttcccagctgctgcttcgtcacaacccagtgtctctcagcatctccctctcaccacacaggcatcacatatttatacagtacagcccctcctcctgatgtcccgccttccactctccataggatggaactttccctccaaacccatgacagacaggtaacatcagtgctgttatgtaacacccgGCACTGGCACCATCTTGGTATCTCgagtatagatttctcaggagatgcaTAAGGcagtcaggcactcctatttcctTAAGAACTTTCCATTGTTTGCTGCGGTCTAGTAAAAGAGCCGAACAGCAGGAGCCCTCCTTTGACAATTGCCATCAAAGGAGGAggcccttaaataacctaccattcccccctctccctcgAGTTACTCATGTGAGACTGTGAGGTTTCACCTCAtccatggaagaaagcaaaggcaAGCCACACTGCCAAAGCGTGGCTCTGCAGCGGCTTCATCATTCGTCTAAACTGCTTACATGAACCAACCTAGAGTAAACAGAGCAATTATCTGCTATATTTGGGGGTATCAATTCATAAAGGAAcctagcaaaaaacaaaaacaaaacaaacaaactaactaaaacaaaacaactcaGATTCAAACCCCAGCATGTTCAAGAATTTTCGGTCACAAGTGAGAGAAAAATCTTCTGCTTTATACCTGGAGACACCATGACAGTCAAATTTATGCCATTGTTCATGTCTCAAGGTGACTAAGATATAGGATTCTGAACATTATCTTTGATATTCTAACAAATGAGAAAACAGTGGTTGATAAAGCATATGTGGTGCCAGAGGTTTATGATCATTCCTTGGTGATAGATAGTGACTTTTCCCCATTCTGTTGCTGCAATAAGCAGGGTTCTTACCAGAATATGAtccatgccaggaaaaaaatctgattctAGCACATATAATAACCTTTCTCAGTCTAGACATTATGATGGagagccaaaaaaaaacaaaaaaacccacacaatgtTCTCTTATGAGCTGATAATGGAGTTATCTTTATCCTACTATTATAATATTTGTAGTGCCAAATGTAATTTCACTTCCTACATTTCTATAAAGAATTTTACTAATCTGATATTAGAGAAACACTCCAAGCATGTACaagctttctttcttccccatacTTAAGTCTGATGCATTTGATAGTGActccagaaaaatatataaataaaaattgttctaAGGGTTATTTTTGTTCATTTGGCATATCTAATCAATGCATATGTTTATTTCAATTCTACCATGCTTACTCCATAGTTGATTAAGCAAATTCCAAGTAAGAAAGTTCTGTGTGTGACCAGGGGCTAGACATGCCTGGTCCATTTTAAGGGGCAggatgttctttctttccacattatacacctggcattctctgctgttttgTCAATATTTAATACATTCTGAAGAAAAATTTCCCTAATTTCAATTAGAGGGTAGAGGGGATAGGATGATGGTCAAGTAATGGAACaatcaaatcaaacaaaatgGGGGCTTTTCAGTGATATAGTggaaaagaacaggcaacttcacatcTATGACAGTGTACTCTATGATTCTTAACATTAGCTGCccaaaatgctcttgatgttgcctgttattaGGCAAAAGcaatctgatatatttattcattgtattgtggtgcttctgacacaaaaAATAATGCATATGTGCAGAGGAGTGCATTGATGAAACACCATATGTGAAACACACACGTATATTCCTTCCCATAATTGCATGTTTTTCTCATGTGTCAGTTTCTTCTTCCTGTGCATTGGGATAATTCCAGgccaagattttattttcttctggaacTAGACATCAAAATGCCAttccttacatgaacaccagacTTATAAAGTTTTCTTCCACTAATAAAACCTctattttactttaatctctgTTCCTTCCCCCATGATGCTACC from the Pogona vitticeps strain Pit_001003342236 chromosome 3, PviZW2.1, whole genome shotgun sequence genome contains:
- the LOC144588456 gene encoding uncharacterized protein LOC144588456, with translation MPLTRSQMAEMSEVKDPQIDQGSEDEFGSVQGDSTVEQNPELRKLLIAQQHELRMRQFEVEEREKQRQFELERERERMEREERMEREKMAFELRKLELMNQNNNNNRDSEGGQLSKADLKKFPVYHKGDCPEVFFSLVERAFVDFSVRETEKMTIMRSLISGSLAEVYAEMPEELMKDFAEFKKLVFARHGINAEQLRQRFRSLTKKPEQTFTQVGAQLVRLLEKWLSQEGTETYEQLKDLIALEQFYSVLQGELKFQVRERKPKSVAAAAEIADFISQIRKPLGEGKSVGKPKETYSKYSQGPGKSQQGGGAHGEGKPSDMKQRPQILEGKPKQDERESKYTRKCYFCQGKGHLISECQKLKQLKGMVPQESSGTKPKAVFCVQKEQGSVSLREPVAMVTQSGTATAADQAEENGPLVEVKRCLLIKTDSQLFETAGVDVGILDRQYRGLRDTCSQVTLCHPDIIPREFIIPNESIKVAGIEGQVISLPVAEVPVNFQGWRGVWRLAISSTLPAAVLVGNDLAEHVKRVLVITRSQATTGTVQGGNDEPETEAEGSSEAVVETLTTDSRFGQEQKADATLQKCFEQVTDAQLTPETPVRFLEEKGILYRETLRNISKGGDGIRSQLVVPEKYRPMILQRGHSDMFAAHLGVKGPLDLIKQNWEQITQDDPQDVVTYIDTLMNDLRRNLELAAENLQAQKVRQKTWYDHKARERHFDPGEEVLWLRPCRENKLQLKWAGPYRVISKMSDLNYLIEQEENQARRVVHVNALKPYYRGEQRVLFAIKAAESEEAELPFWEGRGEVKYNPEEVKISPALTQDQQQELKMLLGKYQQVFSNKPGIVKGVMHRIHTGDAPPQAVSPYRVTGPYRDKVRKELDEMLRENIIVPSSSPWSSPIVLVDKPDGSIRFCVDYRKLNRVTTPDAYPMPRLDNLIETIGGCRFISSLDLVKGYWQLRIDPRDQEKTAFCSPFGLYEFRVLSFGLRNAPATFQRLMDQTLAGLSDFTVAYIDDIGIFSNTWEDHLIHLELVLQRLSAAGLTVKASKCQLGSPEIKYLGHMVGGGMIKPLEAKIEAVRDWPRPNTKKKVKSFLGLVGYYRKFIPRFSEIAAPLTDLTRKKADDRIPWTSDCEAAFQRLKEALINYPVLRAPDFDREFIIYTDASNSGVGAVLCQEDENGDQHPVSYLSRKLQKGERHLATVEKECLAIVYAIQKAKPYIWGRHFVLCTDHSPLQWLKTMKTHNSKLMRWALNLQDYDFEVKVVRGSVNCVADALSRRPEE